In one Aquabacterium sp. OR-4 genomic region, the following are encoded:
- a CDS encoding GH36-type glycosyl hydrolase domain-containing protein, translating into MLGTAWRRLQPRAPRATHGLLDAKGGPVQPPIRAETFGPQRFAQHGRSLGATHSAVRAGLRSVAFFPRLADNVHTLRAAHAYIGGQAAAGYAVSPAAEWLLDNFQLIETQLEQIHRELPRNAVRALPVLQQPPLAGLPRIYGVAWAFVAHTDGAFDEDLLVQFLSAYQDSRALTLAEMWALPTTLRVLLLENLRRLAEREAAQMAAREVANLCSDRVLAHDDAGSIAGTQGPATLVAALGAWLQVLQRRGVGDAFLARLAQRLRGRPVAAAVRAWLDQALPNAAALQTQHGADQAADNLSMSNAVSSLRAIGDTDWSDLVARASTLMRLMLAHPLFEAEHAGTRDQTLHAIERLARRSGRSELAVAQALLTLMRPDPPGSGHDTATPKHTPGHWLQGAGRDTLARALGLREPLRSLALRVGQHAVLPVYLGALGAGTAALVLAVLRADASPGVALAWAGLTDSLWAALGVLLMLLPASEAVVAVVNRLVSEWVRPARLPRLALMAGIPLEHRVMVAIPTMLSDSAAVRELAHRLHLHHLANPERHSQFALLTDHADADQEHLPADATLLALACSEIDALNVQHPVPPDSAPRFVLLHRPRRFCDTEQRWIGWERKRGKLLELLAALATGHSTAFAALGERSRIEPGTRHLLTLDSDTQLPPGRLRALVGVAAHPRNQPRLGAGGRHVDSGYAILQPHVVMPLPAQGEATPFHWLFAGHSGIDPYSAASSEVYQDLFAEGSFCGKGLLQVQAVHAVLGTSLPEGCVLSHDLLEGSLARCAAVTDISLIEDQPFQVDVASARVHRWTRGDWQLLPFLFQPRRWPLRAVHRWKMLDNLRRSLVAPASLALLGLALAGGTVAPALALVLVFAAYTAGPLMGALAGLVPSRHDVARRHFYGQAGTEWLRALCGGLWWMWQLGAQALLAMDAVLRSLWRLGVSRRHLLQWTPFAAVQADARGQLGPLLRRHANEPLLAAALLGVLWAVDSPHMGWALLLALWWASSPLGNWWVSRVRRPASRQALSLAQQQHLEALGRDTWRLFERCVGPDDLHLPPDNLQVLPQDVLAHRTSPTNIGLYLLSAACARQFGWIGTQDLLARLEATLATLATLQRHRGHFLNWYDTQSGAPLLPAYVSTVDSGNLSGHLLAVAQACRALAAAPFDEGAGQRALAASHARLRAPHAARAGQCVPGPAMASLLAQADPLAACRADPVGFLSWLAAAQAELDADPVARSQPLPPAKPTPEHRETWLLADHLATLRSAALDQQAWALEALPPSAALCGTAPLRRPPGAAERLLAAAGACEALAWQADFGFLYHRKRHLFHIGWRLAEQQLDSGFYDLLASESRLASLLAIAKGDVPVNHWAALGRPFFADGARVGLRSWSGSMFEYLMPSLVLDEPPQSVLCQAGVAALGLQRAFGLAHGVPWGTSESAHAGRDHALAYQYAPHGVPALALRRTPPDELVMAPYASVLAAQIDLRAAQRNLMALQALQGRGRYGLIEALDFSAASATGGPSAVPVATYMSHHQGMSIVALANVLLDGVARRWGMANAHVQAVASLLHERVPREVPALPDPPGPRPVPAASARTAGGPREVLPGAAAVEPTHLLSNGRYQVDLRANGAGSSRWGRFGLTRWRDDALADACGHFFYLRWDRQPQAVSITQHPAPDSAAHYSSHFHADRLVLDAAWPDLHSRLTVWVSPEDDIEFRQVELHNLGERVLDIDLISAFEPTLAEPRADEAHPAFSNLFVRAAWCAAQQALAFERTPRLDRESPLHVVHFLAEGDPQVLGLQVQADRQRWAGRNHAASHPLALVQPPPDALTGEPGVALDTGLDPMAALGLRLRLAPGAQVRVVFGTAASDDAGVLNAVVDKYRQPSHVQRASLMSATMSDVRWRALRLAAEPWADIQTLSTALLFNLTRPQQAAAGEICDRSLLWRFGLSGDRPLLLVSASAPQGLGLLRSLAQALRVWAWGGVACDMVVVNAEATSYLSGLQGELQSLRDHLATDLAAAGTTGRTALFVLRAEELSVDEASTLHHLARVQLDADGRPLQHHVQAWRDLHEQALQARQGVSTAALLPAPIGHAPMPPPEGEFIAPDGAFRFQVASPQRPARPWANVLANRRFGSLVTEAGGGFTWAGNSRLNQLTAWSNDPVADPPSCWWLLQDEATRQTWSVTPSAWAAPGLPYTVTHGQGETTFHHRCGDLEVLASWCVDADASVQQVRLRLVNHGPRTRHLRLVGLVEWMMGASRADRATTTTRMHALRSDKLQGLVLLCTQRERTGGFGGSTAFLASATDQRDPAAGGVDTDWTCDRREAVDARGHRVLPDHLGQRSGKGLDPCAALSLRLRLASGCTAERVFLLGHADNPQAARDLAARTAAKSPTQRVGTVRQRWNALLGATQVATPDPLFDVMVNRWLLYQAVSCRLWAKAGFYQAGGATGFRDQLQDTLALAWAAPDMLREQIVLCASRQFTAGDVQHWWHAPGGAGVRTHISDDLLWLPHALLHHLKTGGDAALLDQQVAFIEGGAIPEGAEDAYDTPRVSHQVASVYEHAALAIDHSLRVGVHGLPLMGSGDWNDGMNRVGHGGRGESVWLGWFACALVAGFAPLARQRGDSARAQRWEDAAAGWQGALLGQAWDGHWYLRAFFDDGRALGGHAGAEARIDLIAQAWAVLSGVAPPQRQREAMAAVQTHLADEHAGLLRLLHPPLQQARPNAGYIQAYPPGVRENGGQYAHAAVWALMAQAELASGAAAASIEQAGTQADTQARDTVYRWFTWLSPAHRSAHPVHGPLYALEPYVMAGDICSAAPQAGRGGWSWYTGAAAWMHRAAVESVFGLKLGAQTLSFHPCLPSHWPRAELTIKREGRRMHFVFLRGAMSSTKPEPAQMGATLLLVGQALHWATLGPDSRFVVPLRP; encoded by the coding sequence ATGCTGGGCACCGCCTGGCGGCGCTTGCAGCCCCGCGCGCCACGGGCCACCCACGGCCTGCTGGACGCCAAGGGCGGGCCGGTGCAGCCGCCCATACGGGCCGAAACATTCGGGCCGCAGCGCTTTGCGCAGCACGGCCGCAGCTTGGGCGCCACTCACAGCGCGGTGCGCGCCGGGCTGCGCTCGGTGGCCTTCTTTCCGCGGCTGGCCGACAACGTGCACACGCTGCGCGCGGCCCACGCCTACATCGGGGGCCAGGCCGCCGCGGGCTACGCCGTCAGCCCCGCCGCCGAATGGCTGCTGGACAACTTCCAACTCATTGAAACCCAGCTGGAGCAGATCCACCGGGAACTGCCGCGCAACGCGGTGCGTGCGCTGCCGGTGCTGCAGCAGCCGCCATTGGCCGGGTTGCCGCGCATCTATGGCGTGGCCTGGGCCTTCGTGGCCCACACCGACGGCGCATTCGACGAGGACCTGCTGGTGCAGTTCCTCAGCGCCTACCAGGACAGCCGCGCGCTGACCCTGGCCGAAATGTGGGCCCTGCCTACCACTTTGCGGGTGTTGCTGCTGGAAAACCTGCGCCGCCTGGCCGAGCGCGAGGCCGCGCAGATGGCCGCACGCGAGGTGGCCAACCTGTGCAGCGACCGCGTGCTGGCGCACGACGACGCTGGCTCAATTGCCGGCACGCAGGGGCCCGCCACCCTGGTGGCAGCGCTGGGCGCCTGGCTGCAGGTGCTGCAGCGCCGCGGCGTTGGCGACGCGTTCCTGGCCCGCCTGGCGCAGCGCCTGCGCGGCCGCCCGGTGGCAGCGGCCGTGCGGGCCTGGCTGGACCAGGCGCTGCCCAACGCTGCCGCATTGCAGACGCAGCACGGTGCCGACCAGGCGGCCGACAACCTGAGCATGAGCAACGCGGTGAGTTCGCTGCGGGCCATCGGCGACACCGACTGGTCCGACCTGGTCGCCCGCGCCAGCACGCTGATGCGCCTGATGCTGGCACACCCGCTGTTCGAAGCCGAACACGCCGGCACCCGTGACCAGACCCTGCACGCCATCGAACGTCTGGCGCGGCGCAGCGGCCGCAGCGAGCTGGCGGTGGCCCAGGCCCTGCTCACCTTGATGCGCCCCGACCCGCCCGGGTCGGGCCACGACACCGCGACACCGAAGCACACCCCCGGCCATTGGTTGCAAGGCGCTGGCCGCGACACGCTGGCCCGCGCCCTGGGGCTGCGCGAACCCCTGCGGTCGCTGGCCCTGCGGGTGGGCCAGCACGCGGTGCTGCCGGTCTACCTGGGCGCGCTGGGGGCAGGAACGGCCGCGCTGGTGCTGGCCGTGCTGCGGGCCGATGCCAGCCCGGGCGTGGCGCTGGCCTGGGCCGGCCTGACGGACAGCCTCTGGGCTGCGTTGGGCGTGCTGCTGATGCTGCTGCCCGCAAGCGAAGCGGTGGTGGCGGTGGTGAACCGCCTGGTCAGCGAATGGGTGCGGCCCGCCCGGCTGCCGCGCCTGGCGTTGATGGCGGGCATCCCGCTTGAACACCGGGTGATGGTGGCCATACCGACGATGTTGAGCGACTCCGCCGCAGTTCGCGAACTGGCGCACCGGCTGCACCTGCACCACCTGGCCAACCCCGAGCGCCACTCGCAGTTCGCGCTGCTGACCGACCATGCAGACGCTGACCAGGAACATCTGCCGGCCGATGCGACCCTGTTGGCCCTGGCCTGTTCCGAGATCGACGCACTGAACGTCCAACACCCCGTCCCACCGGATTCGGCACCCCGCTTCGTGCTGCTGCACCGGCCGCGCCGCTTCTGTGACACCGAACAGCGCTGGATTGGCTGGGAACGCAAGCGCGGCAAGCTGCTGGAACTGCTGGCCGCGCTGGCCACCGGCCACAGCACGGCGTTTGCCGCGCTGGGCGAGCGCTCACGCATCGAACCCGGCACCCGCCACCTGCTCACGCTGGACAGCGACACCCAATTGCCCCCCGGCCGCCTGCGCGCGTTGGTGGGCGTGGCCGCCCACCCGCGGAACCAGCCGCGCCTGGGTGCGGGTGGCCGGCATGTGGACAGCGGCTACGCCATCCTGCAGCCGCATGTGGTGATGCCGCTGCCCGCGCAGGGCGAGGCCACGCCCTTTCACTGGCTGTTCGCCGGCCACAGCGGCATCGACCCCTACAGCGCCGCCAGCTCCGAGGTCTACCAGGACCTGTTCGCCGAAGGCAGCTTCTGCGGCAAGGGCCTGCTGCAGGTGCAGGCGGTGCACGCGGTGCTGGGCACCAGCCTGCCCGAAGGCTGCGTGCTCAGCCACGACCTGCTGGAAGGATCGCTCGCGCGCTGCGCGGCGGTCACCGACATCAGCCTGATCGAAGACCAGCCCTTCCAGGTCGACGTGGCGTCGGCCCGCGTGCACCGCTGGACACGGGGCGACTGGCAGTTGCTGCCCTTCCTGTTCCAGCCACGACGCTGGCCGCTGCGCGCCGTGCACCGCTGGAAGATGCTGGACAACCTGCGCCGCTCGCTGGTGGCACCGGCCTCGCTGGCGCTGCTGGGGCTGGCCCTGGCCGGCGGCACGGTGGCGCCGGCCCTGGCGCTGGTGCTGGTGTTCGCTGCCTACACCGCGGGCCCATTGATGGGGGCGCTGGCCGGCCTGGTGCCCAGCCGCCACGACGTGGCGAGGCGCCACTTCTACGGCCAGGCCGGCACCGAATGGCTGCGCGCACTATGCGGCGGGCTGTGGTGGATGTGGCAGCTGGGCGCGCAGGCGCTGCTGGCCATGGACGCGGTGCTGCGCAGCCTGTGGCGCCTGGGCGTGAGCCGCCGCCACCTGCTGCAGTGGACACCCTTCGCCGCCGTGCAGGCCGATGCACGCGGGCAGCTGGGCCCGCTGCTGCGCCGCCATGCCAACGAACCCTTGCTGGCCGCGGCCCTGCTGGGCGTGCTGTGGGCCGTGGACAGCCCGCATATGGGCTGGGCGTTGCTGCTGGCACTGTGGTGGGCCAGCTCGCCGCTGGGCAACTGGTGGGTCAGCCGCGTGCGGCGGCCCGCGTCGCGCCAGGCCCTGTCGTTGGCGCAGCAGCAGCATCTGGAAGCGCTGGGCCGCGACACCTGGCGCCTGTTCGAGCGCTGCGTGGGCCCTGACGACCTGCACCTGCCGCCGGACAACCTCCAGGTGCTGCCGCAGGACGTGTTGGCGCACCGCACCTCACCCACCAACATCGGCCTGTACCTGCTGAGCGCGGCCTGCGCGCGCCAGTTCGGCTGGATCGGCACACAGGACCTGTTGGCCCGGCTGGAAGCCACGCTGGCCACCCTGGCCACGCTGCAGCGCCACCGCGGCCACTTCCTGAACTGGTACGACACGCAAAGCGGCGCCCCACTGCTGCCAGCCTATGTGTCCACGGTTGACAGCGGCAACTTGAGCGGCCACCTGCTGGCCGTGGCCCAGGCCTGCCGTGCGCTGGCTGCGGCACCCTTCGATGAAGGCGCCGGCCAGCGTGCGCTGGCCGCGTCGCACGCCCGCCTGCGCGCGCCGCACGCCGCGCGGGCGGGGCAGTGCGTGCCAGGCCCGGCCATGGCCAGCCTGCTGGCGCAGGCCGACCCCTTGGCCGCCTGCCGGGCCGACCCGGTGGGTTTCCTGAGCTGGCTGGCCGCGGCCCAGGCCGAACTGGACGCCGACCCGGTGGCCCGTTCACAGCCCCTGCCGCCGGCCAAGCCCACGCCCGAGCACCGCGAAACCTGGCTGCTGGCCGACCACCTGGCCACATTGCGCTCGGCCGCCTTGGACCAGCAGGCATGGGCCCTGGAAGCCCTGCCGCCATCCGCTGCCCTTTGCGGCACGGCGCCGCTGCGGCGCCCGCCGGGCGCCGCCGAACGTCTGTTGGCCGCAGCCGGGGCCTGCGAAGCCCTGGCCTGGCAGGCCGACTTCGGCTTCCTGTACCACCGCAAGCGCCACCTCTTCCACATCGGCTGGCGCCTGGCGGAGCAGCAACTGGACTCTGGCTTCTACGACCTGCTGGCGTCCGAGTCGCGCCTGGCCAGTCTGCTGGCCATTGCCAAGGGCGACGTGCCGGTGAACCACTGGGCCGCGCTCGGCCGGCCGTTCTTCGCCGACGGCGCGCGGGTGGGCCTGCGGTCCTGGTCGGGTTCGATGTTCGAGTACCTGATGCCCAGCCTGGTGCTGGACGAGCCGCCGCAGTCGGTGCTGTGCCAGGCCGGTGTGGCTGCGCTGGGCCTGCAACGCGCCTTCGGCCTGGCGCATGGCGTGCCCTGGGGCACGTCGGAATCGGCCCACGCCGGGCGCGACCATGCGCTCGCCTACCAGTACGCACCGCACGGTGTGCCGGCGCTGGCGCTGCGCCGCACCCCACCGGACGAACTGGTGATGGCCCCTTACGCCAGCGTGCTGGCGGCACAGATCGACCTGCGCGCCGCGCAGCGCAATCTGATGGCGCTGCAGGCGCTGCAAGGGCGCGGGCGTTACGGGCTGATCGAAGCACTGGACTTTTCAGCCGCGTCCGCCACCGGCGGCCCGTCGGCCGTGCCGGTGGCCACTTACATGTCACACCACCAGGGCATGAGCATCGTGGCGCTGGCCAATGTGCTGCTGGACGGCGTGGCGCGCCGCTGGGGCATGGCCAACGCCCATGTGCAGGCGGTGGCGTCGCTGCTGCACGAACGCGTGCCGCGTGAGGTGCCGGCGCTGCCTGACCCGCCCGGCCCCCGCCCGGTGCCGGCGGCCAGCGCGCGCACCGCGGGGGGCCCGCGCGAGGTGCTGCCCGGTGCTGCTGCGGTGGAACCCACGCACCTGCTGTCGAATGGCCGCTACCAGGTGGACCTCCGCGCCAACGGCGCCGGCAGCAGCCGCTGGGGGCGCTTCGGGCTGACGCGCTGGCGCGACGACGCGCTGGCCGACGCCTGCGGCCACTTCTTCTACCTGCGCTGGGACCGGCAGCCGCAGGCGGTGTCCATCACCCAGCACCCGGCGCCCGATTCGGCGGCGCACTACAGCAGCCACTTCCACGCCGACCGCCTGGTGCTGGACGCCGCTTGGCCCGATCTGCACAGCCGCCTGACGGTGTGGGTCAGCCCGGAAGACGACATTGAGTTCCGCCAGGTCGAGCTGCACAACCTGGGCGAGCGGGTGCTGGACATTGACCTCATCTCGGCGTTCGAGCCCACGCTGGCCGAGCCGCGCGCGGACGAAGCCCACCCGGCCTTTTCCAACCTGTTCGTGCGCGCGGCCTGGTGCGCCGCGCAGCAGGCCCTGGCGTTTGAACGCACACCGCGCCTGGACCGCGAAAGCCCCCTTCACGTGGTGCACTTCCTGGCCGAGGGCGACCCCCAGGTGCTGGGCCTGCAGGTGCAAGCGGACCGCCAGCGCTGGGCTGGCCGTAACCACGCGGCCAGCCACCCGCTGGCGCTGGTGCAGCCGCCGCCGGACGCACTCACGGGGGAACCCGGCGTGGCACTGGACACCGGACTGGACCCCATGGCCGCGCTGGGCCTGCGGCTGCGGCTGGCGCCGGGTGCCCAGGTGCGCGTGGTGTTCGGCACCGCCGCGTCCGACGACGCCGGGGTGCTGAACGCGGTGGTGGACAAGTACCGCCAGCCCAGCCATGTGCAGCGCGCGTCGCTGATGTCGGCCACCATGAGCGACGTGCGCTGGCGCGCGCTGCGCCTGGCGGCCGAGCCCTGGGCCGACATCCAGACCCTGAGCACCGCGCTGCTGTTCAACCTGACCCGGCCGCAGCAGGCCGCGGCGGGCGAGATCTGCGACCGCAGCCTGCTGTGGCGATTCGGGCTGTCCGGTGACCGCCCGCTGCTGCTGGTGTCCGCCAGCGCGCCGCAGGGCCTGGGCCTGCTGCGCTCGCTGGCGCAGGCGCTGAGAGTGTGGGCCTGGGGCGGCGTGGCCTGCGACATGGTGGTGGTGAACGCCGAAGCCACGTCCTACCTGAGCGGCCTGCAAGGCGAACTGCAGTCCCTGCGCGACCACCTGGCCACCGACCTGGCCGCGGCCGGTACCACGGGCCGCACAGCCCTGTTCGTCTTGCGCGCCGAAGAGCTGTCGGTGGACGAGGCCAGCACCCTGCACCACCTGGCCCGGGTGCAACTGGATGCCGACGGGCGGCCGCTGCAGCACCATGTTCAGGCATGGCGTGACCTGCACGAACAGGCGCTGCAGGCGCGCCAGGGCGTGTCCACCGCCGCGCTGCTGCCCGCGCCCATCGGGCACGCGCCGATGCCGCCGCCCGAAGGTGAATTCATCGCGCCCGATGGCGCCTTCCGATTCCAGGTGGCTTCGCCGCAGCGGCCGGCGCGCCCCTGGGCCAATGTGCTGGCCAACCGCCGCTTCGGCAGCCTGGTCACCGAAGCTGGCGGTGGCTTCACCTGGGCCGGCAACAGCCGGCTGAACCAGCTGACCGCCTGGTCCAACGACCCGGTGGCCGACCCGCCTTCTTGCTGGTGGCTGCTGCAGGACGAAGCCACGCGCCAGACCTGGAGCGTCACGCCGTCGGCGTGGGCCGCGCCGGGCCTGCCCTACACCGTGACACACGGCCAGGGCGAAACCACCTTCCATCACCGCTGCGGTGACCTGGAGGTGTTGGCGTCATGGTGCGTGGACGCCGATGCGTCGGTGCAGCAAGTACGGCTGCGCCTGGTGAATCACGGCCCACGCACCCGACACCTGCGCCTGGTGGGCCTGGTCGAATGGATGATGGGCGCCAGCCGCGCCGACCGCGCCACCACCACCACCCGCATGCACGCACTGCGAAGCGACAAGCTGCAGGGCCTGGTGCTGCTGTGCACGCAGCGAGAGCGCACCGGGGGGTTCGGCGGCAGCACCGCCTTCCTGGCCAGCGCCACCGACCAGCGCGACCCAGCTGCGGGTGGCGTCGACACTGACTGGACCTGCGACCGCCGCGAAGCCGTGGACGCACGCGGCCACCGCGTGCTCCCCGACCACCTCGGCCAGCGCAGCGGCAAGGGGCTGGACCCCTGCGCCGCGCTGTCGCTGCGGCTGCGCCTGGCCAGCGGCTGCACCGCCGAGCGGGTGTTCCTGCTGGGCCATGCCGACAACCCGCAGGCCGCGCGCGACCTGGCCGCGCGCACCGCGGCCAAGTCACCGACGCAGCGTGTGGGCACGGTGCGCCAGCGCTGGAACGCGCTGCTGGGCGCCACCCAGGTGGCCACGCCCGACCCGCTGTTCGATGTGATGGTGAACCGCTGGCTGCTGTACCAGGCGGTGTCGTGCCGGCTGTGGGCCAAGGCCGGCTTCTACCAGGCGGGTGGCGCCACCGGCTTTCGCGACCAGCTGCAGGACACGCTGGCCCTGGCCTGGGCCGCGCCCGACATGCTGCGTGAACAAATCGTGCTGTGCGCGTCACGCCAGTTCACGGCCGGCGACGTGCAGCACTGGTGGCACGCGCCCGGCGGCGCGGGCGTGCGCACCCACATCAGCGACGACCTGCTGTGGCTGCCGCACGCGCTGCTGCACCACCTGAAGACCGGGGGGGATGCTGCCCTGCTGGACCAGCAGGTGGCCTTCATCGAAGGCGGCGCCATCCCCGAAGGCGCCGAGGACGCCTACGACACCCCGCGCGTCAGCCACCAAGTGGCCAGCGTGTACGAACACGCCGCGCTGGCCATCGACCACAGCTTGCGCGTGGGCGTGCACGGCCTGCCGCTGATGGGCAGTGGCGACTGGAACGACGGCATGAACCGCGTGGGCCACGGCGGGCGGGGTGAATCGGTCTGGCTCGGCTGGTTCGCCTGCGCGCTGGTGGCCGGCTTCGCGCCGCTGGCACGCCAACGCGGTGACAGTGCACGAGCCCAGCGCTGGGAAGACGCCGCCGCCGGCTGGCAGGGCGCGCTGCTGGGCCAGGCCTGGGACGGGCACTGGTACCTGCGCGCCTTCTTTGACGACGGCCGGGCCCTGGGCGGGCACGCCGGTGCGGAAGCCCGCATCGACCTCATTGCCCAGGCCTGGGCGGTGCTGTCAGGCGTGGCACCGCCGCAGCGCCAGCGCGAGGCCATGGCCGCGGTGCAGACCCATCTGGCCGACGAGCATGCCGGCCTGCTGCGCCTGCTGCACCCACCGCTGCAGCAGGCCCGGCCGAATGCCGGCTACATCCAAGCCTACCCGCCGGGGGTGCGAGAAAATGGGGGGCAGTATGCCCACGCTGCGGTGTGGGCGCTGATGGCGCAGGCGGAACTGGCCTCCGGGGCGGCGGCAGCGAGCATCGAACAAGCCGGCACCCAAGCCGACACACAAGCGCGCGACACGGTGTACCGCTGGTTCACCTGGCTGAGCCCGGCCCACCGGTCCGCGCACCCCGTGCACGGGCCGCTCTATGCCCTGGAGCCCTACGTGATGGCGGGCGACATCTGCAGTGCCGCGCCGCAGGCCGGGCGCGGCGGCTGGAGCTGGTACACCGGCGCAGCGGCCTGGATGCACCGCGCCGCGGTGGAGTCGGTCTTCGGCCTGAAGCTGGGTGCGCAGACGCTGAGCTTCCACCCCTGCCTGCCGTCGCACTGGCCGCGGGCCGAACTGACGATCAAGCGCGAAGGGCGGCGCATGCACTTCGTCTTTCTGCGCGGTGCCATGTCCAGCACAAAACCCGAGCCTGCGCAGATGGGCGCCACCTTGCTGCTGGTGGGACAGGCCTTGCACTGGGCCACGCTGGGGCCTGACAGCCGCTTCGTCGTGCCGCTTCGGCCTTGA
- a CDS encoding IS3 family transposase (programmed frameshift): MKKSSRFSPEVRERAVRMVQEHLGEYPSLWAAIESIAPKIGFVPQTLLEWVKQAEVDTGVRPGVSTAEAQRIKDLEREVKELRRANEILKLASAFFAPGGARPPAEVMCGLVDEHRGVHGVEPICAVLQIAPSAYRRYAARRRGHALLSARAQRDATLMPVVEQVWNANLQVYGADKVWKQINREGTEVARCTVERLMRRLGLRGVKRGKVVRTTVSDSKASCPLDKVNRQFRAERPNQLWVSDFTYVSTWQGWLYVAFVVDVFARRIVGWRVSTSMTTDFVLDALEQALHDRQPERDSSLIHHSDRGSQYVSIRYSERLAEAGVEPSVGSKGDFYDNALAETINGLYKAEVIHRRSWKTREAVELATLTWVSWFNNHRLMGPLGYIPPAEAEANYYRQLASQATAAVS, translated from the exons ATGAAGAAGTCGAGCAGGTTCTCACCTGAGGTCCGTGAGCGGGCCGTTCGGATGGTGCAGGAGCACCTTGGGGAGTACCCCTCGCTGTGGGCGGCGATCGAGTCGATAGCGCCCAAGATCGGCTTTGTGCCGCAGACGCTGCTGGAGTGGGTCAAGCAAGCTGAGGTGGATACCGGTGTGCGCCCGGGCGTGAGCACGGCCGAGGCGCAGCGGATCAAGGACCTGGAGCGCGAGGTCAAGGAGCTGCGCCGGGCCAACGAGATCCTGAAGCTGGCCAGTGCGTTTTTCGCCC CAGGTGGAGCTCGACCGCCGGCTGAAGTGATGTGCGGGCTCGTTGATGAGCACCGCGGTGTCCATGGGGTCGAGCCGATCTGCGCGGTGCTGCAGATCGCCCCGTCTGCGTATCGCCGGTATGCCGCCCGGCGCCGGGGTCACGCCCTGCTCAGCGCCAGGGCGCAGCGCGACGCGACGTTGATGCCCGTGGTCGAGCAGGTGTGGAACGCCAACCTGCAGGTCTACGGCGCCGACAAGGTCTGGAAGCAGATCAACCGCGAGGGCACCGAGGTCGCGCGCTGCACGGTAGAGCGCCTGATGCGGCGCCTGGGCCTGCGAGGCGTCAAGCGCGGCAAGGTGGTGCGCACCACCGTCAGCGACAGCAAGGCGTCATGCCCGCTGGACAAGGTCAACCGGCAGTTCCGTGCCGAGCGGCCAAACCAACTTTGGGTGTCGGACTTCACCTATGTCTCGACCTGGCAGGGCTGGCTGTATGTGGCCTTCGTGGTCGACGTGTTCGCCCGGCGCATCGTGGGCTGGCGCGTGAGCACGTCCATGACCACCGACTTCGTGCTCGATGCGCTGGAGCAGGCGCTGCACGACCGGCAGCCAGAGCGCGACAGCAGCCTGATCCATCACAGCGACCGCGGCTCGCAATACGTGTCGATCCGGTACTCCGAGCGGCTGGCCGAGGCCGGCGTCGAGCCGTCGGTGGGCAGCAAGGGCGACTTCTACGACAACGCCCTGGCCGAGACCATCAACGGCTTGTACAAGGCCGAGGTGATTCACCGGCGCAGCTGGAAGACCCGAGAAGCCGTCGAGCTGGCGACCCTCACCTGGGTCTCCTGGTTCAACAACCACCGCCTCATGGGGCCACTGGGCTACATCCCACCGGCTGAGGCCGAGGCAAACTACTACAGGCAACTCGCCAGTCAGGCCACCGCGGCGGTGTCCTGA